Proteins encoded within one genomic window of Oncorhynchus masou masou isolate Uvic2021 chromosome 1, UVic_Omas_1.1, whole genome shotgun sequence:
- the LOC135541950 gene encoding RILP-like protein 2 produces the protein MEELNESKSSPASAFEKDAFELTVEDVYDISYVIGRDLLKIISTGEEVSDLQFKIVRVLEMFETLVNKHNLSLEELKMERDNLKSELDRIVRESSVGQEEQTLGPNKLVVDMKDPNRPRFTMQELKEVLQERNQLKAQLLVAQEELQLFKSGMHSQGKHAMVKADLEFPSPSVPNTTDETKEEEPKEENTIRKLFSFRRK, from the exons ATGGAAGAGTTGAACGAGTCCAAGTCCTCACCCGCTTCTGCGTTCGAGAAGGACGCATTTGAGCTGACAGTGGAAGATGTTTATGACATTTCATACGTCATTGGCAGAGATTTGTTGAAAATAATTAGTACAGGTGAGGAAGTCTCAGATTTGCAATTCAAAATTGTGCGTGTTTTGGAGATGTTTGAAACGTTAGTGAATAAGCACAACCTATCGCTGGAGGAGTTGAAAATGGAACGAGACAACTTGAAAAGTGAACTGGATAGAATCGTGAGAGAAAGTTCTGTCGGTCAGGAAGAG CAAACACTAGGACCAAACAAACTGGTGGTAGACATGAAAGATCCCAACAGACCACGCTTCACAATGCAGGAGCTGAAGGAGGTGCTTCAGGAGAGGAACCAGCTCAAGGCACAGCTATTGGTGGCCCAGGAAGAGTTGCAGCTCTTCAAGAG TGGGATGCACTCACAGGGCAAGCATGCCATGGTAAAGGCTGACCTGGAATTTCCATCCCCTTCGGTTCCTAACACAACAGATGAGACTAAAGAAGAGGAACCAAAAGAGGAAAATACCATCAGAAAGCT GTTTTCATTCAGGCGGAAATGA
- the LOC135541932 gene encoding N-lysine methyltransferase KMT5A-like isoform X1: protein MAKDMTAFKGKKNMRTTYKEPLQPKQVEKETKENKPEFNGDAGNGQTTLPSFWSPSKPKSPLCNNSSSLSQEENVPEKLTIQTEKSKQEKVRQNQVHSQAGVSRQEENKVRTCLAPRTRETTTLKVDEDPKSHPNPGLALDVPMPKSKGGASQKVKKAQGSVVQNRKVTDYYPIRRSSRKSKAELKNEEHRQLDDLIKHGVEEGLQVKNIEGKGRGVFAVRCFKKGQFVIEYHGDLLHLTDAKKREALYAQDPGTGCYMYYFHYLSKTYCVDATKESTRLGRLLNHSKNGNCQTKLHDMDGIPHLILVASRDIEAEEELVYDYGDRSKESICAHPWLKY from the exons ATGGCGAAAG acatgACTGCCTTCAAAGGGAAGAAAAACATGCGGACCACCTACAAGGAACCCCTTCAGCCCAAACAAGTCGAAAAGGAGACAAAGGAAAATAAACCAGAATTTAATGGG GATGCAGGTAATGGTCAGACCACTTTACCAAGTTTTTGGAGTCCCAGCAAACCCAAATCTCCTCTGTGCAACAACTCAAGTTCTCTCAGCCAAGAGGAAAATGTTCCTGAGAAATTGACTATACAAACTGAGAAATCAAAGCAAGAGAAAG TGAGACAGAATCAAGTTCACTCTCAAGCTGGTGTGTCTCGGCAAGAGGAGAATAAAGTGAGGACCTGCTTGGCTCCTCGAACCAGAGAAACAACTACCTTGAAGGTCGATGAGGATCCTAAATCGCACCCCAACCCAGGGCTTGCGCTAGATGTCCCCATGCCCAAATCTAAGGGGGGGGCTAGTCAAAAAGTCAAAAA AGCACAAGGCAGTGTTGTCCAAAACAGGAAGGTCACAGATTATTATCCGATTAGACGGAGTTCCAGGAAAAGCAAAGCTGAATTGAAG AACGAAGAACACCGACAGCTTGATGACCTGATAAAACATGGAGTTGAAGAAGGACTGCAG GTAAAAAATATagaggggaagggaagaggagtgtTTGCTGTCAGATGTTTCAAGAAGGGTCAGTTTGTAATTGAGTATCATGGAGACTTGTTGCATCTGACTGATGCCAAGAAGAGAGAGGCTCTGTATGCCCAAGACCCTGGGACTGGCTGCTACATGTACTATTTTCACTATCTCAGCAAAACCTACTG TGTTGATGCTACAAAAGAATCAACTCGCCTGGGAAGGCTGCTAAACCACAGTAAAAATGGCAACTGCCAGACCAAGCTCCATGACATGGATGGAATACCTCATCTCATACTGGTGGCTTCAAGGGACATTGAGGCAGAGGAAGAGCTGGTTTATGACTACGGTGACCGTAGCAAGGAATCAATATGTGCTCACCCATGGCTCAAATACTGA
- the LOC135541932 gene encoding N-lysine methyltransferase KMT5A-like isoform X3: MAKGKKNMRTTYKEPLQPKQVEKETKENKPEFNGDAGNGQTTLPSFWSPSKPKSPLCNNSSSLSQEENVPEKLTIQTEKSKQEKVRQNQVHSQAGVSRQEENKVRTCLAPRTRETTTLKVDEDPKSHPNPGLALDVPMPKSKGGASQKVKKAQGSVVQNRKVTDYYPIRRSSRKSKAELKNEEHRQLDDLIKHGVEEGLQVKNIEGKGRGVFAVRCFKKGQFVIEYHGDLLHLTDAKKREALYAQDPGTGCYMYYFHYLSKTYCVDATKESTRLGRLLNHSKNGNCQTKLHDMDGIPHLILVASRDIEAEEELVYDYGDRSKESICAHPWLKY, translated from the exons ATGGCGAAAG GGAAGAAAAACATGCGGACCACCTACAAGGAACCCCTTCAGCCCAAACAAGTCGAAAAGGAGACAAAGGAAAATAAACCAGAATTTAATGGG GATGCAGGTAATGGTCAGACCACTTTACCAAGTTTTTGGAGTCCCAGCAAACCCAAATCTCCTCTGTGCAACAACTCAAGTTCTCTCAGCCAAGAGGAAAATGTTCCTGAGAAATTGACTATACAAACTGAGAAATCAAAGCAAGAGAAAG TGAGACAGAATCAAGTTCACTCTCAAGCTGGTGTGTCTCGGCAAGAGGAGAATAAAGTGAGGACCTGCTTGGCTCCTCGAACCAGAGAAACAACTACCTTGAAGGTCGATGAGGATCCTAAATCGCACCCCAACCCAGGGCTTGCGCTAGATGTCCCCATGCCCAAATCTAAGGGGGGGGCTAGTCAAAAAGTCAAAAA AGCACAAGGCAGTGTTGTCCAAAACAGGAAGGTCACAGATTATTATCCGATTAGACGGAGTTCCAGGAAAAGCAAAGCTGAATTGAAG AACGAAGAACACCGACAGCTTGATGACCTGATAAAACATGGAGTTGAAGAAGGACTGCAG GTAAAAAATATagaggggaagggaagaggagtgtTTGCTGTCAGATGTTTCAAGAAGGGTCAGTTTGTAATTGAGTATCATGGAGACTTGTTGCATCTGACTGATGCCAAGAAGAGAGAGGCTCTGTATGCCCAAGACCCTGGGACTGGCTGCTACATGTACTATTTTCACTATCTCAGCAAAACCTACTG TGTTGATGCTACAAAAGAATCAACTCGCCTGGGAAGGCTGCTAAACCACAGTAAAAATGGCAACTGCCAGACCAAGCTCCATGACATGGATGGAATACCTCATCTCATACTGGTGGCTTCAAGGGACATTGAGGCAGAGGAAGAGCTGGTTTATGACTACGGTGACCGTAGCAAGGAATCAATATGTGCTCACCCATGGCTCAAATACTGA
- the LOC135541932 gene encoding N-lysine methyltransferase KMT5A-like isoform X2 encodes MTAFKGKKNMRTTYKEPLQPKQVEKETKENKPEFNGDAGNGQTTLPSFWSPSKPKSPLCNNSSSLSQEENVPEKLTIQTEKSKQEKVRQNQVHSQAGVSRQEENKVRTCLAPRTRETTTLKVDEDPKSHPNPGLALDVPMPKSKGGASQKVKKAQGSVVQNRKVTDYYPIRRSSRKSKAELKNEEHRQLDDLIKHGVEEGLQVKNIEGKGRGVFAVRCFKKGQFVIEYHGDLLHLTDAKKREALYAQDPGTGCYMYYFHYLSKTYCVDATKESTRLGRLLNHSKNGNCQTKLHDMDGIPHLILVASRDIEAEEELVYDYGDRSKESICAHPWLKY; translated from the exons atgACTGCCTTCAAAGGGAAGAAAAACATGCGGACCACCTACAAGGAACCCCTTCAGCCCAAACAAGTCGAAAAGGAGACAAAGGAAAATAAACCAGAATTTAATGGG GATGCAGGTAATGGTCAGACCACTTTACCAAGTTTTTGGAGTCCCAGCAAACCCAAATCTCCTCTGTGCAACAACTCAAGTTCTCTCAGCCAAGAGGAAAATGTTCCTGAGAAATTGACTATACAAACTGAGAAATCAAAGCAAGAGAAAG TGAGACAGAATCAAGTTCACTCTCAAGCTGGTGTGTCTCGGCAAGAGGAGAATAAAGTGAGGACCTGCTTGGCTCCTCGAACCAGAGAAACAACTACCTTGAAGGTCGATGAGGATCCTAAATCGCACCCCAACCCAGGGCTTGCGCTAGATGTCCCCATGCCCAAATCTAAGGGGGGGGCTAGTCAAAAAGTCAAAAA AGCACAAGGCAGTGTTGTCCAAAACAGGAAGGTCACAGATTATTATCCGATTAGACGGAGTTCCAGGAAAAGCAAAGCTGAATTGAAG AACGAAGAACACCGACAGCTTGATGACCTGATAAAACATGGAGTTGAAGAAGGACTGCAG GTAAAAAATATagaggggaagggaagaggagtgtTTGCTGTCAGATGTTTCAAGAAGGGTCAGTTTGTAATTGAGTATCATGGAGACTTGTTGCATCTGACTGATGCCAAGAAGAGAGAGGCTCTGTATGCCCAAGACCCTGGGACTGGCTGCTACATGTACTATTTTCACTATCTCAGCAAAACCTACTG TGTTGATGCTACAAAAGAATCAACTCGCCTGGGAAGGCTGCTAAACCACAGTAAAAATGGCAACTGCCAGACCAAGCTCCATGACATGGATGGAATACCTCATCTCATACTGGTGGCTTCAAGGGACATTGAGGCAGAGGAAGAGCTGGTTTATGACTACGGTGACCGTAGCAAGGAATCAATATGTGCTCACCCATGGCTCAAATACTGA
- the LOC135541956 gene encoding cyclin-dependent kinase 2-associated protein 1-like, which yields MSLGMSYKPNLHQHVLGTSVNQVAVVHSTSTSISTLQSYRPVVNDYGPPSFSFSQSSSGSQVPQSKYAELLSIIEELGKEIRPTYAGSKSAMERLKRGIIHARGLVRECLAETERNARS from the exons ATGTCTTTAGGAATGTCTTACAAGCCCAACCTCCATCAGCATGTTCTCGGAACTTCCGTGAACCAAG TTGCTGTTGTTCACTCTACTTCAACAAGCATATCAACACTGCAATCTTACAGGCCAGTAGTGAATGACTATGGACCACCATCTTTCAGCTTTTCACAG AGTTCAAGTGGAAGTCAAGTGCCTCAGAGTAAATATGCAGAACTGCTATCCATTATTGAAGAGCTTGGGAAGGAGATAAGACCAACTTATGCTGGGAGCAAAAGTGCCATGGAGAGACTAAAGCGAG GTATCATTCATGCCAGGGGGCTTGTACGTGAATGCTtggcagaaacagagagaaatgCAAGATCCTAA